In Arthrobacter sp. StoSoilB5, one genomic interval encodes:
- a CDS encoding isochorismatase family protein, protein MSRALIIVDVQNDFCEGGTLAVEGGAAVAGAITEYVDANQQHFDHIVATQDWHIEPGSHFSDDPDMVDSWPPHCRARTKGAELHEDLDPEYIQAYFRKGQYTAAYSGFEGVLAPEDDVPSGDLKAGAAVSEALDEDAIGLDDWLQSHDVEEVVVVGIATDYCVRATALDAVQAGYNTTVIAELTAGIAEDLSETFDELEAAGVEVERS, encoded by the coding sequence ATGTCCAGGGCCCTGATCATCGTCGATGTCCAGAACGACTTCTGCGAGGGCGGCACCCTCGCCGTCGAAGGAGGCGCTGCCGTGGCCGGTGCCATCACCGAGTACGTGGACGCAAACCAGCAGCATTTCGACCACATCGTGGCAACCCAGGATTGGCACATCGAACCGGGAAGCCATTTCTCCGATGATCCGGACATGGTGGATTCCTGGCCGCCACATTGCCGCGCCCGGACCAAAGGGGCCGAACTCCACGAGGACCTGGACCCGGAATACATCCAGGCCTACTTCCGCAAAGGACAGTACACCGCGGCCTACTCCGGGTTCGAGGGCGTCCTCGCACCGGAGGACGACGTCCCTTCCGGCGACCTCAAGGCCGGCGCCGCCGTGTCCGAGGCCCTGGATGAAGATGCCATCGGGCTCGATGACTGGCTCCAAAGCCACGACGTCGAAGAAGTCGTTGTCGTGGGCATCGCGACGGACTATTGCGTCAGGGCAACTGCCCTTGATGCCGTCCAAGCGGGGTACAACACCACGGTCATTGCAGAACTCACAGCAGGAATCGCCGAGGACCTCAGCGAGACCTTCGACGAACTGGAGGCAGCCGGCGTCGAGGTCGAACGCAGCTAG
- a CDS encoding transporter, with translation MVAHLLSLKWRLLLNGFKRSPAQLIGMGIGILYALGIMVLLIGALIALRWADAEIAHTVVVLGGAATLLGWAVVPLLASAADMTLDPARFTPSAIPARQLLTGLALAGFIGIPGLSTALTALATVGTWWRSFPAVAGALLGAILGALTCILLSKVVTTATTSLASSRRFKDVSSIVFFIPLMLMGPIIVGIVDGVRGSADYLPALARTVSWTPLGAAWSLGGDLEAGDVASAGLKFLIAAATVSGLLLCWHVLLQRALVTPPYAGGSARKGGKRGLFDVLPGTPAGAIAARALIYWLKDPRYAGSLVVVPLFPVIFFFSGSQSGDYSMLMLLGPLTAFVMAWSICADVSYDNTAFALHLASGVRGVDDRLGRATACLAISLPLVLLFAIGPFFFTGSWEWAPNLIGLSLGTLFTGLGLSSVISARYNIAVPLPGDSPFKKPPGNVAQTLAVQMIGMGVLVLLLLPQLALMGAQLLSGSVVPGWINLLVGPLLGAALFVVGLRLGGKWLDARGPEMFAELSVNR, from the coding sequence ATGGTTGCGCACCTTTTAAGCCTTAAGTGGCGGTTGCTCCTCAACGGCTTCAAGCGCAGCCCGGCACAGCTCATCGGCATGGGCATCGGGATCCTGTACGCACTGGGAATCATGGTCCTGTTGATCGGAGCATTGATTGCCCTGCGGTGGGCGGATGCTGAAATCGCCCATACCGTGGTGGTGTTGGGAGGTGCTGCAACACTGCTTGGCTGGGCGGTGGTTCCCCTTCTTGCTTCCGCGGCGGACATGACGCTGGATCCGGCACGCTTCACCCCGTCCGCGATTCCAGCCCGGCAGCTGCTCACTGGCCTTGCCTTGGCAGGTTTCATAGGAATCCCCGGTCTCTCCACGGCTTTGACCGCGCTTGCCACTGTTGGCACTTGGTGGCGCAGTTTTCCAGCTGTGGCGGGTGCGTTGCTGGGCGCCATATTGGGGGCGCTTACTTGCATACTGTTGTCCAAAGTGGTGACGACGGCGACCACCAGCCTGGCGTCGTCCCGCCGGTTCAAGGACGTCAGCAGCATTGTCTTCTTCATCCCGCTCATGTTGATGGGTCCCATCATCGTGGGTATCGTCGACGGAGTCCGTGGTTCTGCGGACTATCTCCCTGCGCTTGCCCGTACAGTCTCATGGACTCCTCTTGGCGCGGCCTGGTCCCTGGGTGGGGACCTCGAGGCCGGAGATGTTGCTTCGGCCGGACTGAAATTCCTCATCGCTGCCGCAACCGTTTCCGGACTCCTGCTGTGCTGGCACGTGCTGCTGCAGCGTGCCTTGGTGACGCCGCCGTACGCTGGAGGTTCGGCCAGGAAGGGCGGTAAGCGTGGCCTGTTCGATGTCCTGCCCGGCACTCCGGCCGGGGCGATTGCTGCCCGGGCTTTGATTTATTGGCTGAAGGATCCTCGCTACGCGGGCTCGCTGGTGGTGGTGCCACTATTTCCCGTGATCTTCTTCTTCAGCGGTAGCCAGAGCGGCGATTACAGCATGCTCATGCTTCTTGGGCCGCTGACTGCTTTTGTCATGGCCTGGTCCATCTGCGCTGACGTTTCCTATGACAACACCGCTTTTGCGCTCCATCTGGCATCGGGTGTCAGGGGTGTGGATGATCGCTTGGGGCGTGCCACGGCATGCTTGGCCATTTCCCTGCCTCTTGTGCTTCTGTTTGCCATAGGTCCGTTCTTCTTTACGGGTTCCTGGGAGTGGGCTCCGAACCTGATCGGTCTCTCCTTGGGTACGTTGTTCACGGGGTTGGGCCTGTCCTCAGTGATCTCGGCGCGATACAACATTGCGGTCCCATTGCCTGGCGACAGCCCGTTTAAGAAGCCGCCCGGCAACGTTGCCCAGACACTCGCCGTGCAGATGATAGGCATGGGTGTCCTAGTTCTTTTGCTCCTCCCGCAACTTGCGCTCATGGGAGCCCAACTGTTAAGCGGCAGCGTGGTGCCGGGCTGGATTAACCTTTTGGTGGGCCCACTTCTGGGCGCAGCCCTGTTCGTTGTTGGCCTGCGCCTGGGAGGCAAATGGTTGGACGCCCGGGGGCCGGAGATGTTCGCCGAGCTCAGTGTGAACCGTTAG
- a CDS encoding DUF3039 domain-containing protein, producing the protein MDAMTTLPPDPFENDPMRELSGAGTSTSTIEREETRQEVEPGDRERFAHYVRKEKIMESAMTGEPVIALCGKVWTPGRDPQKFPVCPECKEIYEGLRPGKDGGDSGPGNSK; encoded by the coding sequence ATGGATGCCATGACTACGCTTCCTCCGGATCCATTCGAAAACGACCCCATGCGCGAGCTTTCCGGAGCCGGTACGTCCACATCCACCATTGAGCGCGAGGAAACGCGCCAGGAAGTGGAGCCCGGCGACCGCGAGCGATTCGCGCATTATGTCCGCAAGGAAAAGATCATGGAGTCGGCTATGACCGGCGAACCCGTCATTGCCCTCTGTGGCAAGGTCTGGACGCCGGGGCGCGATCCCCAGAAGTTCCCCGTATGCCCGGAGTGCAAGGAGATCTATGAAGGCCTCCGTCCCGGCAAAGACGGTGGAGACAGCGGCCCGGGCAACTCCAAGTAG
- the nagB gene encoding glucosamine-6-phosphate deaminase — protein sequence MEVVILPGTKQIGALAADAIEALVRRKPNAVLGLATGSSPLPIYDELARRYEAGSVDFSEAHAFALDEYVGLEAGHPESYREVIRREFTNRVNIKPENVHGPDGAAEDLEAACQAYEDAIKAAGGVDLQILGVGTDGHIGFNEPGSSLASRTRIKTLIEQTRKDNARFFDSIDDVPHHVVTQGLGTIMDARHVILVATGAQKAQAVRDFVEGPVAAICAASILQMHPHATILVDEAAASSLKLADYYRHTYDNKPEWQGL from the coding sequence ATGGAAGTTGTCATTCTCCCCGGCACCAAGCAGATCGGCGCCCTGGCGGCAGATGCCATCGAAGCCCTTGTGCGCCGCAAGCCCAATGCGGTCCTGGGCTTGGCCACGGGTTCCTCTCCCTTGCCGATCTACGACGAATTGGCCCGTCGCTACGAAGCCGGCAGCGTGGACTTCAGCGAGGCGCACGCGTTTGCGTTGGACGAATACGTCGGACTGGAGGCCGGGCATCCGGAATCCTACCGCGAGGTTATCCGGCGGGAGTTCACTAACCGGGTGAATATCAAGCCTGAGAATGTGCATGGCCCGGACGGTGCCGCCGAGGACCTGGAAGCAGCCTGCCAGGCCTATGAGGATGCCATCAAGGCTGCGGGCGGCGTAGACCTGCAGATTCTGGGAGTGGGCACGGACGGCCACATTGGGTTCAATGAGCCCGGTTCATCCCTTGCGTCCCGCACCCGTATCAAAACCTTGATTGAGCAGACACGCAAGGATAACGCCCGCTTTTTCGACAGCATCGACGACGTTCCGCACCATGTGGTCACCCAGGGCTTGGGCACGATCATGGATGCCCGCCACGTCATCCTGGTGGCTACGGGTGCACAAAAGGCCCAGGCGGTGCGTGACTTCGTCGAGGGCCCGGTAGCTGCCATATGCGCTGCATCGATCCTTCAGATGCACCCGCACGCCACGATTCTGGTGGACGAAGCGGCTGCGTCGTCGCTGAAGTTGGCCGACTACTACCGCCACACCTATGACAACAAGCCGGAGTGGCAGGGCCTGTGA
- a CDS encoding nicotinate phosphoribosyltransferase, producing MSRATSWDHPATSLYTDHYELTMLQAALHSGAAHRRSVFEAFARRLPDGRRYGVVGGTGRLLEGIADFSFGEAELAFLERNKVVNQETLDYLANYKFNGDIWGYAEGDAYFPNSPILIVESTFAEACILETYILSVLNHDSAIASAASRMTSAAGNRPCIEMGSRRTQEESATAAARAAVIAGFASTSNLEAGRRYGIKTVGTAAHSFTLLHDTEREAFEAQIAAFGPGTTLLVDTYDVETAVRTAVELAGDKLGAVRLDSGDLVAQAQWVRQLLDDLGNLDTRIVVTSDLDEFAIAALQSAPVDSYGVGTSLVTGSGAPTASMVYKLVSRTNDAGEFISVAKAAKNKASVGGRKYALRKLNEHGRATQEIVGIGHRPEDDGNDRSLLQQFIKNGELLPGWTGPEGVVRAKERHAASMAELPAVVNRLQRGEAAIPTIYEEN from the coding sequence GTGAGTAGAGCCACGTCTTGGGACCACCCCGCCACTTCCTTGTACACCGACCACTACGAGTTGACGATGCTTCAGGCCGCCTTGCACTCCGGGGCCGCCCACCGCCGCTCGGTGTTTGAAGCCTTCGCCCGGCGACTGCCTGACGGCCGCCGCTACGGCGTGGTTGGCGGAACCGGCCGCCTTCTGGAAGGGATCGCCGACTTCAGCTTCGGTGAGGCCGAGCTCGCGTTCCTTGAGCGGAACAAGGTGGTCAACCAGGAGACACTGGACTACCTCGCCAACTACAAATTCAACGGAGACATCTGGGGTTACGCAGAAGGCGACGCCTACTTCCCAAACTCCCCCATCCTGATCGTCGAATCCACGTTTGCCGAAGCCTGCATCCTGGAGACCTACATCCTCTCCGTCCTGAACCACGACAGTGCCATCGCTTCCGCCGCATCACGGATGACGTCAGCGGCCGGCAACCGCCCGTGCATCGAGATGGGCTCCCGGCGCACGCAGGAGGAATCCGCGACGGCGGCAGCACGCGCCGCCGTGATCGCAGGCTTCGCCAGCACCTCCAACCTCGAGGCCGGACGCCGATACGGCATCAAGACGGTGGGCACTGCCGCCCACTCGTTCACGCTCCTCCACGACACAGAACGCGAGGCCTTCGAAGCACAGATCGCTGCATTCGGGCCGGGAACCACGCTGCTTGTTGACACCTACGATGTCGAGACAGCCGTGCGCACCGCCGTCGAACTCGCAGGTGACAAACTGGGCGCCGTCCGTTTGGACTCGGGCGACCTTGTTGCCCAGGCCCAGTGGGTCCGGCAACTGCTGGATGACCTTGGAAACCTGGATACCCGGATTGTGGTCACCTCCGACCTCGACGAATTCGCCATAGCGGCCCTGCAGTCCGCTCCGGTGGACTCCTACGGGGTTGGCACGTCCCTGGTTACGGGCTCCGGCGCTCCGACCGCGAGCATGGTGTACAAGCTGGTCAGCAGGACCAACGACGCCGGCGAGTTCATCTCGGTTGCGAAGGCAGCCAAGAACAAAGCCAGCGTAGGCGGACGCAAGTACGCCCTCCGCAAACTCAACGAACACGGGCGGGCTACACAGGAGATCGTTGGAATAGGCCACCGGCCGGAGGACGACGGAAATGACCGTTCGTTGTTGCAGCAATTCATCAAGAACGGCGAACTCCTGCCCGGCTGGACAGGCCCCGAAGGAGTGGTCCGCGCCAAAGAACGCCACGCAGCCAGCATGGCCGAACTGCCTGCCGTAGTGAACCGCTTGCAGCGCGGCGAAGCCGCCATCCCCACCATCTACGAGGAGAACTGA
- a CDS encoding NADH:flavin oxidoreductase/NADH oxidase, translated as MPSALFTPLQLRSLGIAHRGWVSPMCQYSCHPETGEGVPNDWHLMHLGSFAAGGAALILSEAAAVNTAGRISPLDAGLYSDEQAAGWERIVHLVHRHGAVDCKIGAQLAHAGRKASTYWPFSGRSGSVAASDGGWATFGPTTQAYDGYAAPQAMGEDDIQGVIADFAAAAARAVAVGFDTVEIHGAHGYLLHQFQSPLINTRTDRWGGDEDGRNRLMLAVVDAVREVIPDSMPLLLRISASDWAEGGVDVEASVRLAKAASEHGVDLVDVSSGGAVAHQDIRPAPGYQAGFAEQVKRDAGVLTGAVGLLTSATQAEDIVANGRADAVFMARAALRDPHWWLRAAYELGHDISWVPQYQRAIPRHGF; from the coding sequence GTGCCCTCCGCGCTGTTCACGCCCCTGCAGCTGCGTTCGCTCGGCATTGCGCATCGTGGATGGGTCTCACCCATGTGCCAGTACAGCTGCCATCCGGAAACCGGGGAAGGCGTACCCAACGATTGGCATTTGATGCACCTCGGATCGTTTGCCGCTGGTGGTGCGGCCTTGATCCTGAGTGAAGCCGCTGCGGTGAATACCGCCGGCCGGATCAGCCCGTTGGATGCGGGCCTGTACTCCGATGAGCAAGCGGCGGGCTGGGAAAGGATTGTGCACCTCGTCCACCGGCACGGCGCCGTTGACTGCAAGATCGGCGCGCAGCTCGCGCACGCCGGGCGCAAAGCGTCCACGTACTGGCCGTTTTCGGGCCGGTCCGGTTCCGTTGCCGCGTCCGACGGCGGCTGGGCTACGTTTGGTCCTACCACCCAGGCCTATGACGGCTATGCTGCTCCCCAGGCAATGGGCGAAGACGACATCCAGGGAGTAATCGCCGACTTTGCAGCTGCGGCTGCGCGCGCTGTTGCCGTAGGTTTCGATACCGTGGAGATCCATGGCGCCCATGGGTATCTTCTGCATCAGTTCCAAAGCCCTCTGATCAACACCCGGACGGATAGGTGGGGTGGCGATGAGGATGGGCGGAACCGGCTGATGCTTGCCGTGGTGGACGCAGTGCGGGAGGTCATTCCTGATTCCATGCCCTTGTTGTTGCGGATCTCCGCGTCTGATTGGGCTGAAGGGGGAGTGGACGTTGAGGCTTCCGTCCGCCTCGCGAAGGCAGCGTCGGAACACGGGGTGGACCTCGTGGATGTCTCCAGCGGCGGGGCGGTTGCACATCAGGACATCAGGCCCGCTCCCGGGTACCAGGCTGGATTTGCCGAACAGGTAAAACGCGACGCCGGTGTACTCACCGGTGCGGTGGGCTTGCTGACAAGTGCCACCCAGGCCGAGGATATCGTGGCGAACGGGCGCGCCGATGCCGTCTTCATGGCCCGGGCCGCGCTACGGGATCCGCATTGGTGGCTCAGGGCCGCTTACGAGCTCGGACACGATATTTCCTGGGTTCCGCAGTACCAGAGGGCCATCCCCCGCCACGGCTTCTAG
- a CDS encoding DEAD/DEAH box helicase — protein sequence MTETLFGGPSLPPAYPERAAWGTAPKLRAWQQEALDLYMARHPKDFLAVATPGAGKTTFALRIATTLLDSGVVNRITIVAPTDHLKRQWADAAARVGIAIDPNFKNSDGQHGRGFVGVAVTYAQVASKPMLHRAKTEAARTLVILDEIHHGGEALSWGDGLREAFDPAARRLSLTGTPFRSDTSPIPFVEYAEDRDGIRRSKADYTYGYGNALRDHVVRPVLFMAYSGQMRWRTSAGDEMAASLGEAAVTKDITSQAWRTALNPAGEWIPAVLAAADKRLSEVRRTVPDAGGLVIATDHEDARAYAGQLKKITGQSPTVILSDDSKASSKIEDFSEGDKRWMVAVRMVSEGVDVPRLSVGVYATSTSTPLFFAQAVGRFVRARKRGETASVFLPSVPPLMVLANTMEAERDHALDRPEKDEDGLFNPEENLMAEANREDKASDELTKGKFEALDSQASFDRVLFDGGEFGTGADIGSDEELDFLGIPGLLDAEQVGTLLRQRQHEQQSRKKRQSPLAAAASPAVPDHRMLMDLRNELAKNVAAWSARTGTPHGVVHTKLRELCGGPAVAQANEEQLQARLRKLQDWFIGRK from the coding sequence ATGACAGAAACATTATTTGGTGGCCCATCCCTGCCACCCGCCTATCCTGAACGCGCCGCATGGGGCACAGCTCCCAAGCTGCGTGCATGGCAGCAGGAGGCTTTGGACCTCTACATGGCCCGTCATCCGAAGGACTTCCTCGCCGTGGCTACGCCGGGTGCTGGTAAGACGACCTTCGCGCTGCGTATTGCAACCACGCTTCTGGACAGTGGTGTTGTTAACAGAATTACGATCGTCGCACCCACCGACCACTTGAAGCGGCAGTGGGCTGACGCCGCTGCCAGGGTAGGTATTGCCATTGACCCCAACTTCAAGAATTCCGATGGTCAGCATGGCCGTGGATTCGTGGGTGTCGCTGTGACGTATGCCCAAGTGGCGAGCAAGCCAATGCTTCACCGCGCCAAGACAGAAGCCGCCCGGACGTTGGTCATCCTGGACGAAATCCACCACGGTGGAGAGGCGCTGTCCTGGGGAGATGGCTTGCGCGAGGCCTTTGATCCAGCGGCAAGGCGCCTCTCCCTGACCGGTACCCCCTTCCGTTCCGATACTTCGCCCATCCCGTTCGTGGAGTACGCAGAGGACCGCGATGGTATTCGGCGCTCCAAAGCCGATTACACGTATGGCTACGGCAATGCCCTCCGGGACCACGTGGTGCGTCCCGTGCTTTTCATGGCCTACTCCGGCCAGATGCGGTGGAGGACCAGTGCCGGTGATGAAATGGCAGCCTCCCTGGGGGAAGCGGCGGTCACCAAGGACATCACCTCACAAGCGTGGCGCACTGCGTTGAACCCGGCCGGCGAATGGATCCCGGCAGTCCTTGCTGCCGCGGACAAACGCCTCAGCGAGGTTCGCCGGACTGTTCCGGACGCCGGTGGACTGGTCATTGCCACGGACCACGAGGACGCCCGCGCCTACGCAGGACAGCTTAAGAAGATCACCGGTCAATCGCCCACCGTGATTCTTTCTGACGACTCCAAGGCTTCCAGCAAGATCGAGGACTTCTCCGAGGGAGACAAGCGTTGGATGGTCGCCGTCCGTATGGTGTCCGAAGGTGTGGACGTTCCGCGTCTCTCGGTCGGTGTCTACGCCACGTCAACCTCTACGCCGCTGTTCTTCGCCCAGGCAGTGGGCCGCTTTGTGCGTGCCCGCAAAAGGGGAGAGACGGCGTCGGTCTTCCTGCCGTCAGTGCCGCCGCTCATGGTGCTGGCCAACACCATGGAGGCCGAGCGGGACCACGCGCTTGACCGGCCGGAAAAGGACGAGGACGGACTCTTCAACCCTGAAGAGAACCTCATGGCCGAGGCCAACCGCGAGGACAAGGCTTCGGATGAGCTCACCAAGGGCAAGTTTGAAGCCCTGGACTCGCAGGCTTCCTTTGACCGCGTCCTCTTCGACGGCGGTGAGTTTGGTACCGGAGCGGACATTGGCTCTGATGAAGAGTTGGACTTCCTCGGGATCCCCGGTCTTCTTGACGCCGAGCAGGTGGGGACGCTGTTGCGGCAGCGTCAGCACGAGCAGCAGTCGCGCAAGAAGCGCCAATCCCCGTTGGCAGCCGCGGCTTCTCCGGCCGTGCCCGATCACCGCATGCTCATGGACTTGCGCAACGAACTGGCCAAGAACGTCGCCGCATGGTCCGCCCGGACAGGCACACCCCATGGGGTGGTGCACACTAAACTGCGCGAGCTATGCGGCGGACCTGCTGTAGCCCAGGCGAACGAGGAACAACTGCAGGCACGCCTGCGTAAGTTGCAGGACTGGTTCATCGGCCGGAAGTAG
- a CDS encoding ABC transporter ATP-binding protein — translation MPAPMSALSIRGLAKRFGGKIAVDGVSLEVPVGSFYGMVGPNGAGKTTTLSMATGLLRPDFGTALVHGVDVWAQPLAAKKLMGVLPDGVRLFDRLTGEQLVMYAGLLRGMDRDVVRPRVAELLAALDLEADAGSLVVDYSAGMTKKIALASALIHAPRLLVLDEPFESVDPVSAANIRGILESYVSSGGTVIVSSHVMDLVQRMCSHVAVLAAGRVLAAGSVDEVRNGSTLEERFVQLVGGGHRTEGLEWLRTF, via the coding sequence ATGCCGGCCCCAATGTCAGCCCTGTCCATCCGTGGCTTGGCCAAGCGGTTCGGCGGGAAGATTGCTGTCGATGGCGTGAGCCTGGAGGTTCCTGTTGGTTCGTTCTATGGAATGGTGGGTCCGAACGGTGCCGGCAAGACCACCACGTTGTCGATGGCCACTGGACTGCTGCGGCCGGACTTCGGAACGGCGTTGGTCCACGGCGTGGATGTCTGGGCCCAGCCCTTGGCTGCCAAGAAGCTCATGGGTGTGCTGCCGGACGGCGTCCGCTTGTTTGACAGGCTGACCGGGGAGCAATTGGTCATGTACGCGGGCCTGCTCCGCGGCATGGACCGGGACGTGGTTCGCCCTCGTGTAGCCGAACTGCTGGCCGCCTTGGACCTGGAAGCCGATGCCGGATCCTTGGTGGTGGACTATTCGGCCGGCATGACCAAGAAGATCGCCCTGGCTTCGGCGTTGATCCATGCTCCCCGCCTGCTGGTATTGGACGAGCCTTTTGAATCGGTGGACCCCGTATCTGCGGCCAATATCAGGGGCATCCTGGAGAGCTATGTATCTTCCGGTGGAACTGTCATTGTCTCCAGCCATGTCATGGACCTTGTACAGCGCATGTGCAGCCATGTGGCGGTCTTGGCAGCAGGGCGCGTGCTGGCTGCGGGGTCCGTGGATGAAGTGCGCAACGGTTCCACACTGGAGGAACGGTTCGTTCAGTTGGTGGGCGGCGGGCACCGGACGGAGGGGCTGGAATGGTTGCGCACCTTTTAA
- a CDS encoding AI-2E family transporter has protein sequence MKDHLEPRPIDESGSSVVDAPADGTSASVPVRTGRLAAITRKLRQPIPGARTRVRFEMPPEDEPVAAAEGIKADEDNGFGAPGPRMSSQHPLYVGFMGTAGVGVALLVFYIASNTTQLILWIVAALFIALGLDPVVRWLETRKVPRPGGILISVSVLVLAVAGFFATLIPTIVEQVSEIVRQAPEWIRGFLDSDFFRTVDSQFGVRDRITTELDKFVKDPEAMGGIFGGVVGFGSTVANGLFGTLIVLVLSLYFLAALPSMKRWAYRLAPRSRRPRVEALSEAITDSVGNYVIGQACVALLNALFAFIVMSILGIPFSVLLAFVVALLAFIPLVGGMIAAVVVILVALTAGWQTAVIYAIAYFAYLQFEAYFISPRIMQRAVAVPGAVAVISVIAGGSLLGVLGALIAIPTAAAIMLLIKEVFIMRQDRH, from the coding sequence GTGAAAGACCACTTGGAGCCCCGTCCCATCGATGAGTCAGGGTCAAGTGTCGTGGACGCCCCCGCAGATGGGACTTCCGCCAGCGTTCCGGTCCGCACCGGACGCCTGGCCGCAATAACCCGCAAGCTGAGGCAGCCCATACCCGGCGCCCGCACCCGTGTCCGGTTCGAGATGCCCCCTGAGGACGAGCCCGTTGCCGCAGCGGAAGGCATCAAGGCCGACGAGGACAATGGTTTCGGCGCTCCAGGGCCCCGCATGTCATCCCAACACCCGCTGTACGTAGGCTTCATGGGCACCGCGGGTGTCGGCGTGGCGCTGCTGGTCTTCTACATCGCCAGCAATACCACCCAGCTGATCCTGTGGATCGTGGCGGCCCTCTTCATCGCCCTCGGACTGGACCCGGTAGTCCGTTGGCTTGAGACCCGAAAGGTTCCGCGCCCTGGCGGCATCCTCATATCTGTCTCTGTCCTGGTCCTCGCGGTTGCCGGGTTCTTTGCAACGTTGATTCCGACCATCGTTGAACAGGTGTCGGAGATCGTCCGGCAGGCCCCGGAATGGATCCGAGGCTTCCTCGACTCTGATTTCTTCCGGACGGTGGACAGCCAGTTCGGCGTTCGCGACCGCATCACCACCGAACTGGATAAGTTCGTCAAAGACCCCGAAGCCATGGGCGGCATCTTCGGCGGTGTGGTGGGCTTCGGTTCCACGGTGGCCAACGGATTGTTTGGCACGCTGATTGTCCTTGTGCTCAGCCTGTACTTCCTGGCAGCTCTCCCGTCCATGAAGAGGTGGGCCTACCGCCTGGCGCCGAGGTCGCGCCGGCCCCGCGTCGAGGCCCTTTCGGAAGCGATCACCGATTCGGTTGGCAACTATGTGATTGGCCAGGCGTGCGTTGCCCTGCTGAACGCCCTCTTTGCCTTCATCGTCATGAGCATCCTCGGCATTCCCTTTAGCGTCCTGCTTGCTTTCGTGGTGGCGCTGCTGGCCTTCATTCCGCTGGTTGGCGGCATGATCGCCGCCGTAGTGGTCATCCTCGTGGCACTCACAGCCGGCTGGCAAACGGCCGTGATCTACGCCATCGCCTACTTTGCCTACCTGCAGTTCGAGGCCTATTTCATCTCTCCGCGCATCATGCAGCGGGCAGTTGCCGTTCCCGGCGCCGTGGCCGTGATCTCAGTCATCGCCGGCGGCAGCCTGCTGGGCGTCCTCGGTGCTTTGATTGCCATTCCGACGGCGGCGGCCATCATGCTGCTGATCAAGGAAGTCTTCATTATGCGGCAAGACAGGCACTGA
- a CDS encoding tetratricopeptide repeat protein: protein MSSPGYRPTPAAASQLNLRGAVDLSSLRRPAAPPQSPPANGAADSGTPESGGPSGAESGRAPLRVDATETNFQDLVQLSAQIPVLFLLWSRYAAESPAVLDAAERVVESYGGRLVLAAADVDTFPQLAQAFQVQAVPTAVAVVKGQPVPLFQGPADDEQIRSLVDELLKVAAANGVTGSIGDAGQEGESEPAPLPPLHQAAIDAIEAGDYAGAAQAYKQALLEMPADADAKAGLAQVELMARLEKISAPEAENLRKLAAQEPDNVQAQLGVADLDISGGHIEDGFNRIIAFIGRNFGPERETARLRLLELFEVVGTSDERVAKARQGLARVLF from the coding sequence ATGAGTTCGCCCGGATACCGACCCACTCCAGCCGCTGCCAGCCAGCTCAACCTGCGCGGCGCCGTCGACCTCTCGTCGTTGCGCCGCCCTGCCGCGCCACCCCAATCGCCGCCCGCCAACGGGGCTGCCGATTCCGGTACTCCGGAATCGGGTGGACCCAGCGGAGCCGAATCGGGACGTGCGCCCCTTCGCGTGGACGCCACCGAAACCAATTTCCAGGATCTGGTGCAGTTGTCCGCCCAGATACCTGTCCTCTTCCTTCTCTGGTCACGCTATGCCGCCGAATCTCCGGCTGTCCTGGATGCAGCCGAGCGCGTCGTCGAAAGCTATGGCGGACGTTTGGTTCTTGCTGCTGCTGACGTTGATACGTTCCCTCAACTTGCACAGGCCTTTCAGGTCCAGGCAGTTCCCACGGCTGTCGCGGTGGTCAAAGGCCAGCCCGTGCCGTTGTTCCAAGGTCCTGCGGATGACGAGCAGATCCGCAGCCTGGTTGATGAACTGCTCAAGGTGGCAGCTGCCAATGGCGTGACCGGGAGCATCGGTGACGCTGGGCAGGAGGGTGAATCGGAACCAGCACCACTGCCTCCCCTCCACCAAGCCGCCATCGATGCGATCGAGGCCGGAGACTACGCCGGAGCAGCCCAGGCCTATAAGCAGGCACTGCTGGAAATGCCCGCCGACGCCGATGCCAAAGCAGGTCTGGCGCAGGTGGAACTGATGGCCAGGCTCGAGAAGATCTCAGCCCCCGAAGCAGAAAACCTCCGGAAACTGGCCGCGCAGGAGCCTGATAATGTTCAGGCCCAGTTGGGCGTGGCCGACCTCGACATCTCCGGCGGCCACATCGAGGATGGATTCAACCGCATCATCGCGTTTATCGGCCGGAATTTCGGTCCGGAGCGGGAGACCGCCCGGCTACGCCTCCTTGAACTCTTCGAGGTGGTCGGTACGTCGGATGAGCGGGTGGCCAAAGCCCGTCAAGGACTTGCGAGGGTTCTGTTCTAG